The following are encoded together in the Pseudomonas xantholysinigenes genome:
- the ispG gene encoding flavodoxin-dependent (E)-4-hydroxy-3-methylbut-2-enyl-diphosphate synthase — protein sequence MHGESPIKRRESRKIWVGNVPVGGDAPIAVQSMTNTDTNDVAATVAQIQRLVDAGVDIVRVSVPDMDAAEAFGRIKQLVSVPLVADIHFDYKIALRVAELGVDCLRINPGNIGREDRVRAVVDAARDRGIPIRIGVNAGSLEKDLQKKYGEPTPAALVESALRHVEHLDRLDFQDFKVSVKASDVFMAVEAYRLLAKQIIQPLHLGITEAGGLRSGTVKSAVGLGMLLAEGIGDTIRISLAADPVEEVKVGYDILKSLHLRSRGINFIACPSCSRQNFDVVKTMNELEGRLEDLLVPLDVAVIGCVVNGPGEAKESHVGLTGGTPNLVYIDGKPSQKLNNDNLVDELEKLIRQKAAEKAEADAALIARG from the coding sequence ATGCACGGCGAATCTCCGATCAAACGTCGCGAATCCCGCAAAATCTGGGTCGGCAATGTACCGGTGGGCGGCGATGCGCCCATCGCGGTGCAGAGCATGACCAACACCGACACCAACGACGTGGCCGCCACCGTGGCGCAGATCCAGCGCTTGGTCGATGCCGGCGTGGACATCGTTCGCGTCTCGGTGCCGGACATGGACGCCGCCGAGGCATTCGGCCGTATCAAACAGCTGGTCAGCGTGCCGCTGGTCGCCGACATCCACTTCGACTACAAGATCGCCCTGCGCGTGGCTGAGCTTGGCGTCGATTGCCTGCGCATCAACCCAGGCAACATCGGCCGTGAAGACCGTGTGCGCGCGGTGGTCGATGCCGCCCGCGACCGCGGTATCCCGATCCGTATCGGCGTCAACGCCGGCTCCCTGGAAAAGGACCTGCAGAAGAAGTACGGCGAGCCTACGCCGGCGGCGCTGGTCGAGTCGGCGCTGCGCCATGTCGAGCACCTCGATCGCCTCGACTTCCAGGACTTCAAGGTCAGCGTCAAGGCCTCCGACGTGTTCATGGCCGTCGAAGCCTACCGCCTGCTGGCCAAGCAGATCATCCAGCCGCTGCACCTGGGGATCACCGAAGCCGGTGGCCTGCGCTCGGGGACGGTGAAATCCGCCGTCGGCCTCGGTATGCTGCTGGCCGAAGGCATCGGCGACACCATTCGCATTTCGCTGGCGGCCGACCCGGTCGAGGAAGTGAAGGTCGGCTACGACATCCTCAAGTCGCTGCACCTGCGTTCGCGTGGCATCAACTTCATCGCCTGCCCGAGCTGCTCGCGGCAGAACTTCGATGTGGTCAAGACCATGAACGAGCTGGAAGGGCGCCTGGAAGACCTGCTGGTGCCGCTGGACGTGGCGGTGATCGGTTGCGTGGTCAACGGCCCGGGCGAAGCCAAGGAGTCGCACGTGGGCCTGACCGGCGGCACGCCGAACCTGGTCTACATCGATGGCAAGCCGTCGCAGAAGCTGAACAACGACAACCTGGTCGATGAGCTGGAAAAGCTCATCCGCCAGAAAGCGGCCGAGAAGGCCGAGGCCGACGCGGCGCTGATCGCCCGCGGCTGA
- the pilW gene encoding type IV pilus biogenesis/stability protein PilW, whose protein sequence is MTLRAALSILTLSLLAGCVSGGAGDPLASRQGREDAGRAYVQLGLGYLQQGLTEQAKAPLGKALALDGRDADAHAALALVFQAEGEPALADQHFQKALAARPNDTRIRNNYGSFLYAQGRFAEAQANFRQAGADTLYPERSRVYENLGLTALKLGQAGQARDYLEKALRLNQRQPKALLEMAELSYENRHYVPARDYYDRFSQLSDQNARSLLLGSRLARALDEQGTAARLGQQLQRLYPGTPEYQQYLSEQR, encoded by the coding sequence ATGACCTTGCGCGCCGCGCTGTCGATCCTGACGCTTTCGCTGCTGGCCGGCTGCGTGTCCGGCGGCGCGGGCGATCCCCTGGCCAGCCGCCAGGGGCGCGAGGATGCGGGCAGGGCGTACGTGCAACTGGGGCTGGGGTATTTGCAACAAGGTTTGACCGAGCAGGCCAAGGCGCCGTTGGGCAAGGCCCTGGCCCTCGATGGCCGCGATGCCGATGCACACGCCGCCCTGGCGCTGGTATTCCAGGCCGAAGGCGAGCCGGCATTGGCCGACCAGCACTTCCAGAAGGCCCTGGCCGCCCGCCCGAATGACACACGAATCCGCAACAATTACGGCAGTTTCCTATATGCTCAGGGCCGTTTCGCTGAAGCCCAGGCGAACTTTCGTCAGGCTGGCGCCGATACCCTGTATCCTGAGCGGTCCCGGGTCTACGAGAACCTGGGGCTGACCGCCCTGAAGCTGGGGCAGGCAGGGCAAGCGCGCGACTATCTGGAAAAGGCCCTTCGGCTCAATCAGCGGCAACCGAAGGCTTTGCTCGAAATGGCTGAGTTGTCCTACGAAAACAGGCATTATGTGCCGGCCCGGGACTACTACGATCGATTCAGCCAGCTGAGCGACCAGAACGCCCGTAGCCTGCTGCTGGGCAGTCGCCTGGCCCGCGCCCTCGACGAACAGGGCACCGCGGCCCGGTTGGGCCAGCAATTACAACGACTTTATCCCGGTACGCCGGAATATCAGCAATACCTGTCGGAGCAACGATGA
- the ndk gene encoding nucleoside-diphosphate kinase, with translation MAVQRTFSIIKPDAVAKNVIGKITTRFEEAGLKIVASKIKQLSKAEAEGFYAEHSARGFFGDLVAFMTSGPVVVQVLEGENAIALNRELMGATNPKEAAPGTIRADFAESIDANAVHGSDSEAAAAREIAYFFAATEVTTR, from the coding sequence ATGGCTGTTCAACGTACTTTCTCGATCATCAAGCCTGACGCCGTCGCCAAAAACGTCATCGGCAAGATCACCACTCGCTTCGAAGAAGCCGGCCTGAAAATCGTTGCCTCGAAAATCAAGCAACTGTCCAAAGCCGAAGCCGAAGGCTTCTACGCCGAGCACAGCGCTCGTGGTTTCTTCGGTGACCTGGTTGCCTTCATGACTTCCGGTCCGGTTGTCGTTCAGGTTCTGGAAGGCGAAAACGCCATCGCTCTGAACCGTGAGCTGATGGGCGCCACCAACCCTAAAGAAGCTGCTCCAGGCACCATCCGTGCTGACTTCGCCGAGTCGATCGACGCCAACGCCGTTCACGGTTCGGACTCCGAAGCCGCCGCTGCTCGCGAAATCGCTTACTTCTTCGCTGCTACCGAGGTAACCACTCGCTAA
- the hisS gene encoding histidine--tRNA ligase, with the protein MSKSLQAIRGMNDILPDQSPLWRYFEGTVAGLLDSYGYSQIRTPIVEFTELFKRSIGEVTDIVEKEMYTFEDRNGDSLTLRPEGTAACVRAVLEHGITGNGQVQKLWYIGQMFRHERPQKGRYRQFHQIGVEVFNLDGPDVDAELIMLTWRLWGLLGIQDAVELQLNSLGTSEARARYRDALVDYLSARLEQLDEDSQRRLKSNPLRILDSKDQNTQAVLVGAPKLEDYLDEESRVHFEGLKARLDAAGIPFVINTKLVRGLDYYSKTVFEWVTDKLGAQGTVCAGGRYDGLVEQMGGKPTPGVGFAMGIERLILLLETLGKVPESLSRTLDVYLCAFGEPAELAGLRLSESLRDRLPGLRLAVNAGGGSFKSQFKKADKSGALFALILGDDELAKQEIGLKPLRGQGEQQNIAWAALAEHLETAIAQA; encoded by the coding sequence GTGAGCAAATCGCTGCAAGCCATTCGTGGCATGAACGACATCCTGCCCGACCAGTCGCCGCTGTGGCGCTACTTCGAGGGCACCGTGGCCGGCCTGCTGGACAGCTACGGCTACAGCCAGATCCGCACGCCGATCGTCGAGTTCACCGAGCTGTTCAAGCGCTCCATCGGTGAAGTCACCGACATCGTCGAAAAAGAGATGTACACCTTCGAGGACCGCAACGGCGATTCGCTGACCCTGCGTCCCGAAGGTACCGCCGCCTGCGTGCGTGCCGTGCTCGAGCACGGCATCACCGGCAACGGCCAGGTGCAGAAGCTCTGGTACATCGGCCAGATGTTCCGCCACGAGCGCCCGCAAAAGGGCCGCTACCGCCAGTTCCACCAGATCGGCGTGGAGGTGTTCAACCTCGACGGCCCGGACGTCGACGCCGAGCTGATCATGCTGACCTGGCGCCTGTGGGGCCTGCTCGGCATCCAGGACGCGGTCGAGCTGCAGCTCAACAGCCTGGGCACCAGCGAAGCCCGCGCGCGCTACCGCGACGCGCTGGTCGACTACCTCAGCGCCCGCCTCGAGCAGCTGGACGAAGACAGCCAGCGCCGCCTGAAGAGCAACCCGCTGCGCATCCTCGACAGCAAGGACCAGAACACCCAGGCGGTGCTGGTCGGCGCGCCGAAGCTGGAAGACTACCTGGACGAAGAATCCCGCGTGCACTTCGAGGGCCTCAAGGCTCGCCTCGATGCCGCCGGCATTCCGTTCGTGATCAACACCAAGCTGGTGCGTGGCCTGGACTACTACAGCAAGACCGTGTTCGAGTGGGTCACCGACAAGCTCGGCGCCCAGGGTACCGTCTGCGCCGGTGGCCGCTATGACGGCCTGGTCGAGCAGATGGGCGGCAAGCCGACCCCGGGCGTTGGTTTCGCCATGGGCATCGAGCGCCTGATCCTGCTGCTGGAGACCCTGGGCAAGGTGCCCGAGTCGCTCAGCCGTACCCTCGATGTCTACCTGTGCGCCTTCGGCGAGCCGGCTGAGCTGGCCGGCCTGCGCCTGAGCGAAAGCCTGCGCGATCGCCTGCCGGGCCTGCGCCTGGCGGTCAACGCCGGTGGCGGCAGCTTCAAGAGCCAGTTCAAGAAAGCCGACAAGAGCGGCGCGCTGTTCGCCCTGATCCTGGGCGACGACGAACTGGCCAAGCAAGAGATCGGCCTCAAGCCCCTGCGTGGCCAGGGCGAACAACAGAACATTGCCTGGGCTGCTCTGGCTGAGCACCTGGAAACCGCGATCGCGCAAGCGTAA
- the iscX gene encoding Fe-S cluster assembly protein IscX, translating to MSLKWIDVLEIAIQLAESKPEVDPRYVNFVDLHRWVLALPEFSDDPSRGGEKVLEAIQAAWIEEAD from the coding sequence ATGAGCCTGAAATGGATTGATGTACTTGAGATCGCCATCCAGCTTGCGGAAAGCAAGCCTGAGGTCGATCCTCGTTACGTGAATTTCGTCGATCTGCACCGCTGGGTGCTGGCCCTGCCAGAGTTCAGCGACGATCCGTCACGCGGCGGTGAGAAAGTGCTGGAGGCCATCCAGGCGGCCTGGATCGAAGAAGCCGACTGA
- a CDS encoding tetratricopeptide repeat protein, producing MSSTDDDDLAGIKDWWNRNGKPLLTGALLAGVVVMGWQTWHKYQANQSQGASALYQALLETSLTPDGKPDATKVAELSGKLKSEFGGTAYAQYGSLFVAKVAVESGKLDDAASELKGVMDKPADATLGEISRQRLARVLAAQDKAEDALKLLAGDTDKAFQASREELKGDLLVQLGRVDDAHSAYEKAKAALSDDAAIGGLQLKLDDLAKGDA from the coding sequence GTGTCGAGTACCGATGATGATGATCTGGCAGGGATCAAGGACTGGTGGAACCGCAACGGCAAGCCGCTGCTGACCGGTGCCTTGCTGGCCGGCGTGGTGGTGATGGGCTGGCAGACCTGGCACAAGTACCAGGCCAACCAGTCGCAAGGTGCCTCGGCGCTGTACCAGGCCCTGCTGGAGACGTCGCTGACCCCGGACGGCAAGCCTGACGCGACCAAGGTCGCGGAACTGTCGGGCAAGCTCAAGAGCGAGTTCGGCGGCACCGCCTATGCCCAGTACGGCAGCCTGTTCGTGGCCAAGGTCGCGGTCGAGAGCGGCAAGCTGGACGACGCGGCCAGCGAGCTCAAGGGCGTGATGGACAAACCGGCCGATGCCACCCTGGGCGAGATCTCGCGCCAGCGCCTGGCCCGCGTGCTCGCGGCCCAGGACAAGGCCGAGGACGCGCTCAAGCTGCTGGCCGGTGACACCGACAAGGCCTTCCAGGCCAGCCGTGAAGAACTCAAGGGCGACCTGCTGGTCCAGCTGGGCCGCGTCGACGATGCGCACAGCGCCTACGAAAAAGCCAAGGCCGCGCTGTCCGACGACGCCGCGATCGGTGGCCTGCAACTGAAGCTGGATGACCTGGCCAAAGGGGACGCTTGA
- the bamB gene encoding outer membrane protein assembly factor BamB encodes MTWPKGTLEVKGWKTAAVLTLAVLAAGCSSNSKKELPPAELTKFTEEVVLKKQWSRSIGDGQGETYNTLVPAIENDRIYAADVNGKVFALNRINGDVVWKQDLELPVSGAVGVGYGLVMLGTLKGEVVALDASTGEERWRSRVTSEVLAPPANNGDVVVVQTQDDRLIGLDAATGDRRWIYENSPAVLTLRGTGAPVVTNRLAIAGLSTGKVVAVDISNGVPVWEARVAIPQGRSELDRVVDIDGGLLLSGGTLYVSTYQGRVAGLDLDSGRVLWQRDASSYVGVAQGFGNVYVSLASGTVEGVDERSSSALWSNDSMARRQLSAPEVFSSYVAVGDFEGYLHLLSQVDGRFVGRERIDSDGLRARPLVVGDTIYVFGNSGKLEALTIR; translated from the coding sequence ATGACCTGGCCAAAGGGGACGCTTGAAGTGAAGGGTTGGAAAACAGCAGCAGTGCTCACCCTCGCCGTGCTGGCAGCGGGTTGCAGCAGCAACAGCAAGAAGGAACTGCCCCCGGCCGAGCTGACCAAGTTCACCGAGGAAGTGGTGCTGAAGAAGCAGTGGAGCCGTTCGATCGGTGACGGCCAGGGCGAAACCTACAACACCCTGGTACCGGCCATCGAGAACGACCGCATCTACGCCGCCGACGTCAATGGCAAGGTGTTCGCACTGAACCGCATCAACGGCGACGTGGTGTGGAAGCAGGACCTGGAGCTGCCGGTGTCCGGCGCGGTCGGTGTCGGCTATGGCCTGGTCATGCTCGGTACCCTCAAAGGTGAAGTGGTTGCCCTGGACGCCAGCACCGGTGAGGAACGCTGGCGTTCCCGCGTCACCAGCGAAGTGCTGGCGCCGCCGGCCAACAACGGCGACGTGGTGGTGGTGCAGACCCAGGACGATCGCCTGATCGGCCTGGACGCCGCCACTGGCGATCGTCGCTGGATCTACGAGAACAGCCCGGCGGTACTGACCCTGCGCGGTACTGGCGCCCCTGTGGTGACCAACCGTCTGGCTATCGCTGGCCTGTCCACCGGCAAGGTAGTGGCGGTGGACATCAGCAACGGCGTGCCGGTGTGGGAAGCCCGTGTGGCGATTCCGCAGGGCCGTTCCGAGCTGGACCGCGTGGTGGACATCGACGGCGGCCTGCTGCTGTCCGGTGGCACCCTGTACGTCAGCACCTATCAAGGCCGCGTCGCTGGCCTGGATCTGGACAGTGGTCGAGTGCTTTGGCAGCGCGATGCCAGCAGCTATGTCGGCGTCGCCCAGGGCTTCGGCAACGTCTACGTGAGCCTGGCTTCGGGCACCGTCGAGGGTGTCGATGAGCGTTCCTCCAGCGCGCTGTGGAGCAACGACAGCATGGCTCGCCGTCAGCTGTCGGCGCCGGAAGTGTTCTCCAGCTACGTGGCGGTGGGTGACTTCGAGGGTTACCTGCACCTGCTGAGCCAGGTCGATGGCCGCTTCGTCGGTCGTGAGCGTATCGACAGCGATGGCCTGCGCGCCCGGCCCCTGGTGGTCGGCGACACCATCTATGTCTTCGGCAACAGCGGTAAGCTCGAGGCATTGACCATCCGCTGA
- the fdx gene encoding ISC system 2Fe-2S type ferredoxin, producing MPQVIFLPHEKFCPDGLVVEVEPGTNILELAHEHHIEMESACGGVCACTTCHCIVREGFDSLEEADELEEDMLDKAWGLEAQSRLACQVIVGDEDLTIEIPKYSLNHAAEAPH from the coding sequence ATGCCCCAGGTGATTTTCCTGCCGCACGAGAAGTTCTGCCCGGATGGGCTGGTGGTTGAAGTGGAACCGGGCACCAATATCCTGGAGCTGGCCCACGAGCATCACATCGAAATGGAAAGCGCCTGTGGTGGCGTGTGCGCCTGCACTACCTGCCACTGCATCGTGCGTGAGGGCTTCGATTCGCTCGAAGAGGCCGATGAGCTCGAGGAAGACATGCTGGACAAGGCGTGGGGCCTGGAAGCGCAGTCGCGCCTGGCCTGCCAGGTGATCGTCGGCGACGAAGACCTGACCATCGAGATCCCCAAGTACTCGCTCAACCACGCCGCCGAAGCGCCGCACTGA
- a CDS encoding RodZ domain-containing protein → MKAAHTEVAAATGQNPGDVLRQAREKRDWSQAEVARKLNLTVTSLNNLENGAFDKLPGHTFARGYIRAYAKLMDMDQAPLVEAFDQITGTHAKGSEVHALGRIEEPVRLSHNILRVVSLLLLVAVVGGGFFWWQDQSSQRGKDLAKIALEHVEVESADGTTQIHPLDEPEDQAVSEGQQTDEQALPLQPAGSETAPAEAAPAPAAAAGGSAPVAPVAPVVSAPAPAVASTPAAPVVPVAPVAPVVAAPAPAPASEAAPAPAGSANVHIQFTADCWTQVTDGNGKVLFSAIKRKGDSLELTGKPPFAVRLGFARGAQVSYNGQAVDVAPFTSGETARLKLGQ, encoded by the coding sequence ATGAAAGCCGCGCACACCGAAGTAGCAGCAGCGACTGGTCAGAACCCCGGTGACGTCCTGCGCCAGGCCCGCGAGAAGCGGGACTGGAGCCAGGCCGAGGTCGCTCGAAAGCTCAACCTCACGGTAACTTCGCTGAACAACCTGGAAAACGGCGCCTTCGACAAGCTGCCGGGGCATACCTTCGCCCGTGGCTATATCCGCGCCTACGCCAAGCTGATGGACATGGACCAGGCGCCGCTGGTCGAGGCTTTCGACCAGATCACCGGGACCCATGCCAAGGGCAGCGAAGTGCACGCGCTGGGCCGTATCGAAGAGCCGGTGCGCCTGTCCCACAATATTCTGCGGGTGGTCAGCCTGTTGCTGCTGGTGGCCGTGGTCGGCGGTGGCTTCTTCTGGTGGCAGGACCAGAGCAGCCAGCGAGGCAAGGACCTGGCCAAGATTGCCCTGGAGCACGTCGAGGTCGAGAGCGCCGACGGCACCACCCAGATTCACCCGCTGGACGAGCCGGAAGACCAGGCCGTGAGCGAGGGACAGCAAACCGACGAACAGGCCCTGCCACTGCAGCCGGCCGGCAGCGAAACCGCCCCGGCCGAGGCCGCGCCAGCGCCCGCCGCCGCGGCTGGCGGCAGCGCGCCGGTTGCCCCGGTAGCGCCGGTCGTCAGCGCCCCGGCCCCGGCTGTCGCCAGCACACCTGCTGCACCCGTTGTCCCGGTAGCGCCCGTTGCGCCCGTGGTCGCGGCCCCGGCCCCGGCCCCGGCCAGCGAGGCCGCCCCGGCGCCTGCCGGTAGCGCCAATGTACACATCCAGTTCACCGCCGATTGCTGGACCCAGGTCACCGACGGCAACGGCAAGGTGCTGTTCAGCGCCATCAAGCGCAAGGGCGACAGCCTGGAACTGACCGGCAAGCCACCGTTCGCGGTGCGCCTGGGCTTCGCCCGCGGCGCCCAGGTGAGCTACAACGGCCAGGCGGTCGATGTCGCCCCGTTCACCAGTGGCGAAACCGCTCGCCTGAAGTTGGGACAGTAA
- the rlmN gene encoding 23S rRNA (adenine(2503)-C(2))-methyltransferase RlmN, translating into MTTSTGKINLLGLTLAEMEQFFDSIGEKRFRAGQVMKWIHHYGVDDFAAMTNVGKVLREKLEAVAEIRGPEVVSEDISADGTRKWVVRVASGSCVETVYIPTDDRGTLCVSSQAGCALDCSFCSTGKQGFNSNLTAAEVIGQVWLANKSFGTVPAKIDRAITNVVMMGMGEPLLNFDNVIAAMKIMMEDLGYGISKRRVTLSTSGVVPMIDELAKHIDVSLALSLHAPNDELRNQLVPINKKYPLKMLLESCMGYMSTLGGKRVLTIEYTLLKDVNDQPEHAAQMIELLRDVPCKINLIPFNPFPHSGYERPSNNAIRRFQDLLHHGGFNVTTRTTRGDDIDAACGQLVGQVNDRTRRSERYIAVRQLAADESQDNAART; encoded by the coding sequence ATGACGACATCTACTGGCAAGATCAACCTGCTGGGGCTGACCCTGGCGGAAATGGAACAGTTTTTCGACTCAATCGGGGAGAAACGCTTCCGTGCCGGTCAGGTGATGAAATGGATTCACCACTATGGCGTCGATGATTTCGCCGCCATGACCAATGTCGGCAAGGTCTTGCGCGAAAAGCTCGAGGCCGTTGCCGAGATTCGTGGTCCGGAGGTGGTCAGTGAAGACATTTCCGCCGACGGTACCCGCAAGTGGGTGGTCCGCGTTGCCTCCGGCAGCTGCGTCGAGACCGTCTACATCCCCACCGACGATCGCGGCACCCTGTGCGTGTCGTCGCAAGCCGGCTGTGCCCTGGATTGCAGCTTCTGCTCCACCGGCAAGCAAGGCTTCAACAGCAACCTCACCGCCGCCGAAGTGATCGGCCAGGTGTGGCTTGCCAACAAATCCTTCGGGACTGTCCCGGCCAAGATCGACCGCGCGATTACCAACGTGGTCATGATGGGCATGGGCGAACCCCTGCTGAATTTCGACAATGTCATCGCCGCCATGAAGATCATGATGGAAGATCTGGGTTATGGCATTTCCAAGCGCCGCGTCACCCTGTCCACCTCGGGCGTGGTGCCGATGATCGACGAACTGGCCAAGCACATCGATGTGTCGCTGGCCTTGTCGCTGCACGCGCCGAACGACGAACTGCGCAACCAGCTGGTGCCGATCAACAAGAAGTACCCGCTGAAGATGCTGCTGGAATCGTGCATGGGCTACATGTCCACCCTGGGCGGCAAGCGTGTGCTGACCATCGAGTACACCCTGCTCAAGGACGTCAACGACCAGCCCGAGCACGCTGCGCAAATGATCGAACTGCTGCGCGATGTGCCGTGCAAGATCAACCTGATCCCGTTCAACCCGTTCCCGCATTCGGGCTACGAGCGCCCGAGCAACAACGCCATCCGGCGTTTCCAGGACCTGCTGCACCACGGTGGTTTCAACGTCACCACCCGCACCACCCGCGGTGACGACATCGACGCCGCCTGTGGTCAGTTGGTCGGGCAGGTCAACGACCGTACCCGCCGCAGCGAGCGTTACATCGCCGTGCGCCAATTGGCCGCCGACGAGTCGCAAGACAACGCCGCGCGCACCTGA
- the der gene encoding ribosome biogenesis GTPase Der → MVPVIALVGRPNVGKSTMFNRLTKTRDAIVGDLSGLTRDRQYGDASWQGRSYILIDTGGITGDEVGMDEKMAEQSLMAIEEADYVLFLVDARAGMTAADQMIADHLRKRNKEAVLVANKIDNIDPDIARAEFSPLGMGNAIPVAGSQGRGINALMESLLGHIPRDPEEEALDEDVAEGEEATRIPGPSEKDGIKIAIIGRPNVGKSTLVNRMLGEERVVVYDQPGTTRDSIYIPFERDGEKYTFIDTAGVRKRGKIHEEVEKFSVVKTLQAIKDANVVIFVMDAREGVVDHDLNLLGFALDAGRAVVIALNKWDGMESGERDYVKTELERRLFFVDFADIHFISALHGTGVGHLYKSVQAAFKSAVTRWPTSRLTQILEDAISVHQPPLVNGRRIKLRYAHLGGANPPLIVIHGNQTDKIPNSYSRYLENTYRRVLKLVGTPIRIEYKGGDNPYEGKKNTLTDRQVNKKRRLMSHHKKAEKKRRDKR, encoded by the coding sequence ATGGTTCCCGTAATCGCCCTGGTGGGCCGGCCGAACGTCGGCAAATCCACCATGTTCAACCGCCTGACCAAGACCCGCGACGCGATCGTCGGCGACCTGTCTGGCCTGACCCGTGACCGCCAGTACGGCGACGCCTCCTGGCAGGGTCGTTCCTACATCCTCATCGACACTGGCGGTATCACCGGTGACGAAGTGGGCATGGACGAGAAGATGGCCGAGCAGTCGCTGATGGCCATCGAGGAAGCCGACTACGTGCTGTTCCTGGTCGATGCCCGCGCCGGCATGACCGCCGCCGACCAGATGATCGCCGACCACCTGCGCAAGCGGAACAAGGAAGCGGTGCTGGTCGCCAACAAGATCGACAACATCGACCCTGATATCGCCCGCGCCGAGTTCTCGCCGCTGGGCATGGGCAACGCCATCCCGGTGGCCGGTTCCCAGGGCCGTGGCATCAACGCCCTGATGGAGTCGTTGCTCGGCCACATTCCTCGCGACCCCGAGGAAGAAGCCCTCGACGAGGACGTCGCCGAAGGCGAGGAAGCCACGCGCATTCCTGGCCCAAGCGAAAAGGATGGCATCAAGATCGCCATCATCGGCCGTCCCAACGTCGGCAAGTCGACCCTGGTCAACCGCATGCTCGGCGAAGAGCGCGTGGTGGTGTACGACCAGCCGGGCACCACCCGCGACAGTATCTACATCCCGTTCGAGCGTGATGGCGAGAAGTACACCTTCATCGACACCGCCGGCGTGCGCAAGCGCGGCAAGATCCACGAGGAAGTCGAGAAGTTCTCGGTGGTCAAGACGCTGCAGGCGATCAAGGACGCCAACGTGGTGATCTTCGTCATGGACGCCCGCGAAGGCGTGGTCGACCACGACCTCAACCTGCTGGGCTTCGCCCTGGACGCCGGCCGCGCCGTGGTCATCGCCCTGAACAAGTGGGATGGCATGGAGTCGGGTGAACGCGACTACGTGAAGACCGAGCTGGAGCGCCGGCTGTTCTTCGTCGACTTCGCCGACATCCACTTCATCTCGGCGCTGCACGGCACTGGCGTGGGCCACCTGTACAAGTCGGTGCAGGCCGCGTTCAAGTCGGCGGTCACCCGCTGGCCGACCAGCCGCCTGACACAGATCCTCGAAGACGCCATCAGCGTGCACCAGCCGCCGCTGGTCAACGGGCGTCGGATCAAGCTGCGCTATGCCCACCTCGGTGGCGCCAACCCGCCGCTGATCGTGATCCATGGCAACCAGACCGACAAGATCCCCAACTCGTACTCGCGCTACCTGGAGAACACCTATCGCCGGGTGCTCAAGCTGGTCGGCACGCCGATCCGCATCGAGTACAAGGGCGGTGACAACCCTTACGAGGGTAAGAAGAACACCCTCACCGATCGCCAGGTCAACAAGAAGCGCCGCTTGATGTCGCACCACAAGAAGGCCGAGAAGAAGCGCCGCGACAAGCGCTAG